A window of the Phaseolus vulgaris cultivar G19833 chromosome 5, P. vulgaris v2.0, whole genome shotgun sequence genome harbors these coding sequences:
- the LOC137836112 gene encoding ribulose bisphosphate carboxylase/oxygenase activase, chloroplastic: MARWLSHSPLWLPIPNSSSNSNPNTRLLQYQHHAYTAQLRVRCSDEAEEKEKKKKEKRLSEQSSWEAKDAEGRDYLYRLGKEADNMNIAVGQRAGVIDSLFAGNFLGKDSDIVFDYRQKVTRSFQYLQGDYYIAPLFMDKVVCHIVKNYLAHLLNTKVPLILGIWGGKGQGKSFQTELIFQAMGIEPVIMSAGELESERAGEPGKLIRERYRTASQVVQNQGKMSCLMVNDIDAGLGRYGNTQMTVNNQIVVGTLMNLSDNPTRVSVGQDWRDSDITNRIPIIVTGNDLSTIYAPLIRDGRMDKFYWQPNLEDILNIVHRMYEKDGISRDEVEGIVNTFPNQALDFYGALRSRTYDRSILKWIDDIGGVENFGSKILKKRKDQSLPVFIPPEQTVDALLESGYSLVKEQQLIMETKLSKEYMKNIDD, translated from the exons ATGGCGAGGTGGTTATCACACTCACCACTGTGGCTTCCGATTCCAAATTCAAGTTCAAATTCAAATCCAAACACAAGGCTACTGCAATATCAGCATCATGCATACACAGCTCAATTGCGTGTTCGATGCAGTGATGAGGCTgaggagaaggagaagaagaagaaggagaagcgATTGTCAGAGCAGTCGTCGTGGGAAGCGAAGGACGCAGAGGGAAGAGACTATCTCTACAGACTTGGCAAAGAGGCTGATAACATGAACATCGCCGTCGGCCAGCGTGCCGGCGTCATCGATTCCCTTTTCGCCGGCAATTTTCTCGGCAAAGATT CGGACATTGTGTTCGATTATCGTCAAAAAGTGACGAGGTCCTTTCAATACCTTCAGGGCGATTATTACATCGCTCCTCtcttcatg GACAAAGTGG TATGTCACATTGTCAAGAACTACCTAGCTCATCTACTCAACACTAAAGTTCCTTTAATTCTAG GTATTTGGGGAGGAAAAGGACAAGGGAAATCATTTCAAACAGAACTTATATTTCAGGCCATGGGAATTGAACCTGTAATTATGTCTGCTGGGGAACTAGAATCAGAGAGAGCTG GAGAGCCAGGAAAATTGATTCGCGAACGTTATAGAACAGCATCTCAAGTGGTCCAGAACCAA GGGAAAATGAGCTGTTTGATGGTCAATGATATTGATGCTGGACTTGGTAGATATG GGAATACTCAAATGACGGTCAACAATCAAATTGTTGTTGGGACACTTATGAATCTGTCAGACAATCCTACAAGAGTAAGTGTTGGCCAAGACTGGCGAGATTCAGATATCACAAACAGAATTCCAATCATTGTAACAGGGAATGATTTGTCAACTATTTATGCTCCGCTGATTCGTGATGGAAGGATGGATAAGTTTTACTG GCAACCTAACCTTGAAGATATCCTGAATATCGTTCACAGAATGTATGAGAAAGATGGTATCTCTAGGGATGAAGTTGAAGGGATTGTGAACACTTTCCCAAATCAAG CATTGGACTTTTATGGAGCTCTAAGGTCACGTACTTATGACAGATCTATTTTAAAG TGGATTGATGATATTGGAGGTGTTGAAAATTTCGGaagcaaaattctaaaaaaaagaaAGGACCAAAGCCTTCCTGTATTTATTCCTCCAGAG CAAACGGTGGATGCTTTACTTGAATCGGGTTATTCTCTAGTCAAAGAACAACAGTTGATAATGGAAACTAAACTTTCAAAGGAATACATGAAGAACATAGATGACTAA